The following proteins are co-located in the Rhodococcus opacus B4 genome:
- a CDS encoding NCS2 family permease produces MGAAPKLLDNYFKITERGSTVGAEIRGGVVTFVAMAYIVVLNPLILGSFSPDDAVAKTDVLGNILPVNQVAAVTALVAGLMSIVFGVVANYPFAIAAGLGINSLLAVTIAPQVTWPEAMGLVVIDGVIIVVLALTGFRTAVFNAIPAELKSAIAAGIGMFIAFIGLVDAGFVRRIPDVAGTTVPVGLGINGSISSWPTVTFVFGVLLMGVLVVRKVRGGLLIGIVVTTVLAAIIEAVAGVGPSLGVNPHGWNLSVPAAPDVLVELPDLSLVGDVSIFGAFTRIGVLAASLLVFTLVLANFFDAMGTMTGLGKEAGLTDEDGNLPNVGRALVVEGTGAIVGGGASASSNTVFVESASGIAEGARTGLANVVTGLLFLAAMFLTPLYSVVPIEAAAPALVVVGAMMIGQVRDIDFTKFSIALPAFLTIAVMPFTYSIANGIGVGFVSWVVLNAASGGIKKIHPLMWVVAILFVAYFAVEPITDAVT; encoded by the coding sequence ATGGGTGCTGCTCCGAAACTGCTCGACAACTACTTCAAGATCACCGAGCGTGGTTCGACGGTAGGCGCGGAGATTCGCGGCGGCGTGGTGACGTTCGTCGCGATGGCGTACATCGTGGTGCTGAACCCGCTCATCCTCGGCAGTTTCTCCCCGGACGACGCCGTCGCCAAGACGGACGTCCTCGGCAACATCCTCCCCGTGAACCAGGTGGCCGCGGTCACAGCCCTGGTGGCGGGGCTGATGAGCATTGTCTTCGGGGTCGTCGCGAACTACCCCTTCGCGATCGCGGCGGGCCTCGGCATCAACAGCCTCCTCGCCGTCACCATCGCGCCGCAGGTCACCTGGCCCGAGGCGATGGGTCTCGTCGTGATCGACGGGGTCATCATCGTCGTGTTGGCGCTCACCGGTTTCCGGACAGCCGTCTTCAATGCCATTCCCGCCGAGCTGAAATCCGCCATCGCCGCCGGTATCGGCATGTTCATCGCGTTCATCGGTCTCGTCGACGCCGGGTTCGTGCGGCGCATCCCCGACGTCGCGGGCACCACCGTTCCCGTCGGCCTGGGCATCAACGGATCGATCTCGTCCTGGCCGACCGTGACGTTCGTGTTCGGTGTGCTGCTGATGGGTGTCCTGGTGGTGCGTAAGGTGCGCGGCGGTCTGCTGATCGGCATCGTCGTCACCACCGTGCTGGCCGCGATCATCGAGGCCGTCGCCGGCGTCGGACCGTCGCTGGGCGTCAACCCCCACGGCTGGAACCTCAGCGTCCCCGCAGCTCCCGATGTGCTGGTGGAACTTCCGGACCTCAGCCTCGTCGGCGACGTCAGCATCTTCGGCGCGTTCACTCGCATCGGCGTACTGGCGGCCAGCCTGCTGGTGTTCACGCTCGTGCTCGCCAACTTCTTCGACGCCATGGGCACGATGACCGGGCTCGGCAAGGAGGCCGGCCTCACCGACGAGGACGGCAACCTGCCCAACGTCGGACGGGCCCTCGTCGTCGAGGGCACCGGCGCGATCGTCGGCGGCGGGGCCTCCGCGTCGTCGAACACGGTCTTCGTGGAGTCCGCTTCGGGTATCGCCGAGGGCGCCCGCACCGGACTCGCGAATGTGGTGACGGGACTGCTGTTCCTGGCCGCGATGTTCCTGACCCCGCTGTATTCGGTGGTGCCGATCGAGGCGGCCGCGCCCGCGCTGGTCGTGGTGGGCGCGATGATGATCGGCCAGGTCCGCGACATCGACTTCACGAAGTTCTCGATCGCGTTGCCGGCGTTCCTCACGATCGCCGTCATGCCGTTCACGTATTCGATCGCCAACGGCATCGGCGTCGGTTTCGTCTCGTGGGTCGTGCTCAATGCTGCGAGCGGTGGTATCAAGAAGATTCACCCGTTGATGTGGGTGGTGGCGATTCTGTTCGTGGCCTACTTCGCGGTCGAACCGATCACCGACGCAGTAACGTAA
- a CDS encoding MarR family winged helix-turn-helix transcriptional regulator: MTTDTRALASDLSLAVVRLTRHLRGRRVDAQVSLTQLSALATLARDGAMTPGNLAAREKVQPPSMTRVIASLVELGLVERAPHPTDGRQIIVTLSDAGHALIADETHAREAWMNERLSGLDESQLKTLRDAVGIITSIVAESE; this comes from the coding sequence GTGACCACGGATACGCGAGCACTCGCCAGCGACCTTTCCCTGGCTGTCGTGCGCCTCACGCGTCACCTGCGTGGGCGCCGCGTCGACGCCCAGGTATCGCTGACCCAGCTGTCGGCTCTGGCCACTCTCGCCCGCGACGGCGCCATGACGCCGGGCAATCTCGCGGCTCGCGAGAAGGTGCAGCCGCCGTCGATGACCAGGGTCATCGCGTCGCTGGTCGAACTGGGACTGGTCGAGCGGGCACCGCATCCCACCGACGGACGCCAGATCATCGTCACGCTGTCGGACGCCGGTCACGCGCTGATCGCCGACGAGACCCACGCCCGCGAGGCGTGGATGAACGAACGGCTGTCCGGGCTCGACGAGTCTCAGCTGAAGACCCTCCGCGACGCGGTCGGCATCATCACCTCCATCGTCGCCGAGTCGGAGTGA